The Capsicum annuum cultivar UCD-10X-F1 chromosome 3, UCD10Xv1.1, whole genome shotgun sequence genomic sequence AAACCGCATGAAGCAATTGAAATTAGTTCACATTCAAAATCGTaaagtaaataattaattaagggccACAAAAATTGAGAGATTTGCTTTAAAAACTCTTAAAAGAACTTTAGACCAGATCTGATGAATTTAAAAAGTTGATTTTCTTAAAAACCAATGAAAGAGAATGTTGAGATTTGTTTAAGAACGGGCctctaattaaaatattaattacacCGTATTGCCAAAAAGAACAAATAGTGTTGAGCTTTTAACTAAATTGTACCTTTAGAATGTGTTACTttattatgaagaaaaatattttttgggaaaTGATTTTAGAAATAAGTAAATTTCGATGTTAGAGgttaagaaatattttcattattaaaataagaAGAGTAAATTTCACTTTCGAGCAAAAATTAGTTTTCTCAACTCGTAACTGTCATAAGCTCATAACTTCAAATCGAAGCTTTAATAAAcacttaaatattattatcaatccttaatattcaaaatttgataaaaaaaatagccGGTTGCTTATAGTATTAATTTTgttaagagatttttttttttgtttccaatCGGTCTGGTGCCCTTATTGAagcccgactaatccggatcgcgcgttgcaggagCCATTAAGGTGACAGCGCTCCCAACGGAGTTTTCTTCATACCCAGGGTTGAACCCTTGATCTCTGGTTAAGGATGGAGCAACCCCTATCTACTGCatcacaacccatgttggtttAAGAGATTTTCTTACTTTCCAATAAAACGTCAAAAATTAGTTTTTACTAGATAGGTCATTTTCTAAAGAGCTGGAGCATAAACAAAATGATTACAAAATTAGCATTCCGAGCTAACAAAATAGATCAAAATTCTTTTAgtattttccctttttaccaatatacatatatatatatatatgaaatagtaaaatcatggaacAAGCAGACAACTggaagcagacatgtcgaccgTCTGCTACCTGCTTTCAGCTGCCATTCacgcttatatatagtagtaatatatatatattttgattgttacacacaaaaattttagcCCCACTATAATTAGAATATCATTGTACTTTTCTCTTAATATATTCTTTAgattttgttaaataaatatatCCCCCAAACTTTGACTATAAACTAACGAAGCTAAGGTCTCCTCTTGGCGTTTTAGGCTTTTAATTAATCAACGGAATTACTGGGACATAggcattaaaaaaaataaaaagctaatACGAGATTTTAGCGTTTGTCGACATGCCTttgtatttctctttttttctaagTAATCATTTGTGATCCTCAGATTCTTAGTGACAATGACTCTCGCAATGTCCAACACTGAAATATACACTCTTggtctatttttatttgtctacTATTAACTTgacaaataatttaagaaataataagTATTATTAAACATCTGTTTTTAGTATACTGCATGAAAGTCCCTTATCTCTGACAAAACTATTCAGCTAACTTATCACTTTCGCTGTTAATCACATCAACACAACGCAATATGCTTTTTTTTCCCAATAAAATAACAATTCGGCATTTGAAACTCACTGATCTATCTAATTCAAATTCATACTAAGCGTTACAGCCATTTAAGAGGAAAAGACTTCCAATCTGAATCATCTCAGTTCTCAAAAATCAAACTCAAAATCTATTGTTAAGAGTAAAAGAATCACATTTGTCCATCACATTCAACATCCAACTTTATGTAACAATGAAGGTGCAAATTGCAAAACTAAAGTTGAACGTTATCACAAGAAACTTTTTACTAGCACTAAATCATTATAGTACCATCAAGAATCTTAAACATGGGACATCAATAGTCATATATATTTTCAAGGTCACTCTGTGGCTTTTTTGTAATGATTACTagaaaaggcaaaaaataaaTGGACTACCCTTCTCCAGCTCTATAATTTGTCGATTATGTGAATATCGtcctaaataatttatttatttgaaactaATATTGTATGTGTAATTTGGCAAAAGAGAAAAATGATTCGTggaatttttcaagaacaaaacaGTTCATTTAACATATGTTGAGTTTAAAAGTATGATTATGAGTTTAAACTTCTCATTTTATCCCATTGATTATAGTTATACAAGTATGTATTATTTGTTTTAAACTGCAACTTTTAAAAATCTaaagtatattttttctttaacacCGTCACTAAACACTACATAAATTATCAAGATATATTgagttgtttttttaatttaaaaagaattctTTCTCACGAATTGAATTTGGGAGGGATAAAATGAGTTGAGTTATTAACTTCTTTAGAGGCTCTCTTTAATATAATCAGATGAGTTGGGTCAAAATGACCCATCCAACACAAAGCTAAATTatgttttcttctattatataatTTGATGTATTACCATATAACTCTGCCATATCAAACAATTAATAAGTAGTTTCTTATAGATCAATCTGATTCTGAATTACATTAGCTCCATATAATTCAATCTGATTCTGAATTACATTAGCTCCatataattcaacttttaaatagcTAAATTGGGGAAGTTAAAATGGATCAAGTAAACAAATACCGGTCATTAATTTTAGTGTTTTAAAAGGTAGTTTTGGGTCTCGTTCTGGAACAAGACACTAGCAAAATGCTTCGAGGCATAGGAGTGGGACTTAGTTCTGTGAGGCTTAGAACTTAAGCGCTTAATTGTACCTCCTAAGGAAGCCTAATGCCCAACACTCGGGGCTTGCCTAATAGATCTTAGTCAAACTATGGGACCAATTCCTTAATTAATattagagtaaatacataattacctcTGATGTTGgctgagattttcaaaaagataccgaaactttgaattcgacctattaccccacgattatTAATTAATccgttgcaaatacaccatttttcgctgaatctcagtcacaacaaagaaAGTGAACACACGCACCAATTAGGTGCTGCCACATGTTAAatgtatttaatttcatattttatttattttttaataaattttttctttttatttaatttatcaccccACCCCATGCCACCCACCCCCTCTTATCCCACCCCCTGCGTCCAGCAACCTCTCTCCACCCCGCATCtagctccattaaaatggagcttaaagctccTGTACAATCTCCATTTAAATGGAGCTTTAagctacattttttttatttatgaccccaccccaccccttacTCCCATCCCCACTCACTTCTAATATCTCCCTCTCTCTTCAGCTTTCCTTTTTACATGGAGATTGTACATCATCTTTCCTTTTTATAATTATGGTAATGATAATGTTGTTTTTGTTATAATTGATGATGTttttgtaattgatgttgttgttgagttatggtGCTGAAGAAGAAGTTGAGGAAGAAGACAATGGTGGATTGATgggtttatgaaataattttaaaaaataaataaatatctttttttcttttttaaaaaatataaattatatattaatttttttacacgtggcagcttttaattgatcaaaaaagttaaatttgagccctttcacgcgcctgtggcgtgtgtatacacgcagaggtccaaaatggtgtatttgcaacggaataaagaagaatcgtggggtaataggtcgaattcaaagtttaagtgtctttttgaaaatctcgacCAACACCAGGGGAGTAATTATATATTTACTCTTAGTATTATTGACTTTTATAattctatatataataaataaaggaaaaaggttcaaatatgtCATCGGtctattagaaatgactcatatATGTCATCCATTATAAGTTTCGCTCATCTATGCCACCGCCTTTAAACGTTTGGCTCATCTGTGCTACGTCGTTACGGAAAGGTTCATTCGTGCTATGATTTTTAGAACGGCGGTCTTGCAAAATTATTTTTGCTACATGAACTCTTATTAAAAGTCCACACCACCAAATCTAAATCAATCAAtattacttaaaattaaaataaaaaatcaaacccaTTAAAATAAAATCCGACACAattaatgattttgatttttatttttagtgagttcaatttttatttttaatgagttcaatttttattttaacggTGTGAATcgaattttattttaatggattcgatttttaattttgatactaaataataattgttgatttgaatattttgacgtggacctctaataagagacCACATAGCAAAATCGGTTTTGCAAAATCACTCTTACAAAATAATGGCATGATTGAACTTTTCTGTAACAGTAGTGGTATAGATGAGCTACGCTTTCAAAGACGGCGGAATATATGAGCCAAATTTATGACGGATGACacaaatgagtcatttctaataatttgatgacatatttgagcctttttacATAAATAAATGATGCTAAATAGCTCTTTCATCTGTTTAAATAGGAAGATAAAGAATAACTCAAATAACAAGTCGTTGTATTGCATATTTACTATTCGAAAGCACTGTAAGGATGAATATCatttaacattttttaaaaaatacctaATAATTAGCTAAATTTTACATCTTCATTTATCACTGAtcttcatattattattatacttctcaaaattattatattttattatttgatacgcgtctcaaaataattgctatttgaaataataactatcatgaaatattgaatcTTCATTTTAATCTTGATAGTCATTCACTTTGAATTGAATAGTAagtaaattattatgttttattatctcaaaattattgCGAGGGTACTAATaaagtttattctttatttttttaggatgTAAATTGCATAGtatgatagtaatatattttataaaaatataattttttattattacaatTTCAGATGTTAAAGTTGATTTGCATATTATAGTAGCTAttataacatttttttatttagttgtaaaattatattagaaattttattttctatgagTTTGTTTAATCATGTTTTTAATTGTTTATAATTTTTGCTTtgtaatactattttattatattattaattaagaaTTTAAAGATTCATGAGACTTATGTCCTATCACCTCGATTTACGCATCGCTCCGAACTATTTAAAACACTCTGCCTCACACCCGCACTCTTTAACCCACTTAATCTATTCTCATGGACTAGTTTATCCGCACTCAAGGTtatctcaataaaattaatggcctaaagccaaattttaatatgaaaccttaaatatatgcacataacaaaaatatcatcaataattttgagttatttttttattcttatgtaCTACTTTTTTTAGTGTAGTATTCTTAGAAGACATTAAGCGTTCAACTTCacatagtaattttattatttataaaaaggaCTAATTTTAACtaataagatgttagtcatttgtttgcaaTGTATTACCTTGAAGATTATtgtgaaaactttatttattactatgatgatttgataaaaagttttaaaatatttttaataaaatatagatagttattctttcctttttatttaacttaaattttttatctttatattttacaatctttaatattattttaagtgaatttaaaatcataaaattcgtATTAAATTTTTGGGCATCAAAATTTTGGGGGCCTAAATCAAACGTTTTACTAGGCTTATCCTTGACTCACCCTGTCAGCCTCCTTAGTGTCAATCATTAAAAGTTCTCTGAAATTCGATatgtttgattaaaaataaaatttatagccGTAAACCGatagtaatgaaaaaaaaaaaacactcaataGAACTTTTTAACACAATGATTGGATAAAAACTTACTAGTATTTTTTTTGCTATATATGAAGGAGAATCTAACTGTCACAATTCACAACCATATTATCTTTTTGAGTACATTACAAGAGAAAGCTAGGACTAGGAAATTGACTCAAAAGGAAAGGACTGGCAGTTAATCTGCGATTAATGCCTAATTAATCCACTAATTGAAATTAACTCTATGCAATATATATCTTAGTTGGCTTCCACAGTTTGCAGTTTGGGTATGTTTTCTACATTATTAGTGGCTTTAACtccacaattagtatcatttggaCACGTGGCAACATGTACTTTATCTGCGCAAACAAGTAAACCAAGTTTCACTATGTCAATAATTTGTTCTTGTGTGAGTTCTGGAAGCTTCTTATTAGCATTTGTGTTCTCATCCTCCACAATTACTGCTGGCTTTTGTATCTCTGGAAGTTTCTGTTCTTTTAGGACGGCTCTCTCTTTTTTGCTGTATATTGCATACAGCACAATTTGGAGTATACCAAATATGAATCCCAATACATTTGGAGcctataaataaaacataattataCATGTCGTTAGAACATGTCCATAAGATAATTTAAATATGGAAGAAGTTACATGCAAATAATGTAAGTAAATAACTTACAGCAATGTTAATGTCTTTTAGTAGGAGACCATAGAAAAACCACATAACAGCACTTAATGTGAGAAATACTGATAGGAGTAACGGCATGTACTCCACACTCTTTGTTTTGATCACTTTTCTCTGcatgaaatgaaaaatattagCACCAAATCATGCATGgaactgaagaaaaaaaattgaatgagaaaATTAAATATTGTACGTATGTAATTAAAAACTTACCACAATGCCTAAGGGTGCAACAAATACACATAAGGAGAAAACAAGGCAAATCCATCCAACTATTTGTCCACGAACAACTCCTTTGAATAGAAATTGAGTAACCAGAATAATTGCACCAAATCCACCAACCACTGTTAAAAGCAACATCTTTACTGTGTATACCTgcattaaattaaatataaaaatatgtcaGACTTATATAGGGGATTATTGATCCTCTAGTGAGAAAAATAGAGGATTTGTTTTAATGTTTACCTTGGCTTTCTTTGGTGCGTAGAAGAGGTAGACACCAACGTAGATAGTTTCGATGAACAAACCAAAAGAGTTGATTGTTATGAGTAGGGTGACATTGGTCTTCAAAAATGCATAGTACATCCAAAGCATGCAACTAAAGAGAGCAATCACATATGGAATTGACTGATACCCTTCTGTTGATTTCTTCTTGTAAATTCGATAGAATGTTGGGCTGCAAGTGTGATAATAGAGTGTTTAGTTACATAAAAAGCCAAAGATACCGAAGCTTTTCGATGAAAAGAAATGTTTAATGCATGGAAACTCACATCGGAGAAAGGAACACAATGAACGAGACAATGTTACCTGCaaattgcaaaagaaaaaaaaaagctaattAATGATGAGTTTAAACACATGCAATACTTTGAATACTCCTACATTTTGGGAAGAGAtaaaacttatctagaaaagAATGATCAAACACATGCAATATGTTTATCAAATATTAAGAGAAAATACTTCTAAAATGAGTTTGCAGTCAAAATACGAATTCCATCTCTCTTAAAAACGACGTTTCTGAGTAAAAAATGATTCTCAAATAAATAATTGTAGAAGATTAGCTAAACAAATTATTAAGAATTTCAATAAGAATATTTAACAAAGAAGAAGCAAGAAGGAGAAAAGAGGTATATTTACCAAGGACACCAAAAGCAAAAGCCCAGTGACCAGAAATACCAGCCATTTCTCACTTTTGTTTATCTAGCCAAAGAATTGCAATTTGCTAGCACTATTTCTAACCCACAATGTTAGAGTTGCAAAAGACAAGAAAGTTTTCTACTTTGGCTGTGAAATGAAGAGAGTTTGATTCACATATTTATACTGGCCAGGTGATGGAAAAGTAGCTTGGGTGCAACAGTGAAAGATActtaagtttatttttttaaaatatatattgtcATTGAAAGACAAGAATAAGCAATaccacaaacaaaagaaaacaagaagaacacacagatttacgttgAAATCCTTgacgggaaaaaccacgggcagaggagGAGGAAAATCACTATAATATAGAGGAATACAATGAGGAAACGGAAGTCTCAATGACGTATTTAAAACCGTCCAAAAATACCTACTAAATTATttacgtgcgtacaaataaatTTTAAGCCCCAAAACATACATCTATCTATCTACAAAATTGAAGGTGTCAATTTTCTGAGTATAATGAAGCAAATCTAAGCTTCCATTGAAGAACTACAGCTACAGCAAAGAAATGtgcagaaagaattgaaaataagaaaggatatttttattttgttttgcctAGCCGATTCTATGGAGTACAAGTTCTATTTATAGACCTGTCTCCCTCATTCTATGCGTGCTATGCCTCTAAAATTACAGCTCATTGACAACTGGTATGACAACTGTtacaactaactctaactgactcctCTCTTGACTCTCAACTAATTGGCTTAACAGTTTGTTATTGTGCCACTAACACATTCAACATTCACTCCATATTTCAACAGTCCACCTCAAGCGGGAGGACGAAACACATATAGCACTCTTAGCTTGGACAACAGAGAGTGATGTTGAGCAACTCCAAGTCCTTTTGTGAACAAGTTTGCTAGCTGAGCTTTTGTCTGCAAGTATTTTGTTCGGATCAATCCATCATTTATTTTTCCCATCACAAAATGACAATCAATTTCTATGTGTTTTGTACGCTCATGATACATTGGATTTGCAGCTATCTGCATGGCAGCCTTGTTGTCACAACATAATGTCACTAGTTTGGCAACTGACACTCCTAAATCTTTCAAGATACCAACTAACCGCACCATTTCTATACAACAACTGTCATACTTCTATATTCAGCCTCTGCTGAGCTGCGACTTACTGTGTGTTGTTTCTTAAATTTCCAAGAAATTAGTGAACCTCCCATTTGAACTACATAACCGGAAACTGATCTTCTTGTGTTCGGATATGATGCCCAGTCTGAGTCGAAAAGGTTTCTAAGTTCATGTTTGTGTTTTGCTTCAACAGTATTCCCAGACCCGGTGCATTTTTCACATATATTACTACCCTTAAGGCCGCTTCCCAATGTGATTCTTTAGGGTGTTGCATAAACTGGCATAAGACTTGGACTACAAAATAGATGGCAGGTCTTGTGattgtcaaataaatcatctttCCTACTAGCCTTTGATAACTAGTAATATCTGATAACGCGGGATCATCATTTTTTCCCACCACCTTGATTGTAGTAAGCTTTGCATTCATCTCCATTGGTGTTGAGGCTGGTCGAGCACCACTCATGCCAACTCCTGAAATCAACTCTAATGTGTACTTCCTTTGATTTAGAATTATCCCTTTGTTGGATCTCATTACTTCAGTACCCAAGAAGTACTTGAGCACTCCCAGATCCTTTACTTTAAACATGTTATGCAACATTTGCTTTTTTGTATCAATCATGTGTTGTGAACTACCTGTGATCAACAAGTCCTCAATATAGATGAGAATCACCACTATGTCTATTCTATCTCTTTTTGTGAAAAGAGAGTGATCATAATGACTTTGAGGGTAGCCTTCTTCTATAAGGGCAGTAGACAATTTAATATTCCATTATTGTGAAGCTTGTTTTAAACCATATAGTGACTTCAACAATTTGCATACTTTGTTTTCTCCTTGCTTCTAAAATCATTGTGGCACAGTCATGTACACATCTTCATATAAATCACCTTGCAACAATGTGTTgtttacatccatttgatataaAGGTTAATCCTTGGCTGCTGCAACCGCAATAACTGATCTAACAGAGACTATTTTGGCCACTGGAGAAAAAGTTTCATAATAGTTCATCCCTTTTTGTTGAGTGTACCCCTTAGCTACCAACCTAGCCTTATACTTGTCCACCTCACCATTTGCCCTATGTTTGATCTTATAGATCCATTTGGAACCAATAACATGTTTACCTCTAGGAAGATCAACTAGATCCCAGGTATGATTAGCCTCCAACGCCCCAATTTCATCCTGCATAGTTGAGATTCATTGTGGATATTTAGAGGCTTCTTGAAAGGATTTTGGTTCAGTGGGTTAAGAGAAAGAGCTCAAGAAAGCTTGGTAAGAACTACAAAGATGAGAGTAAGACACATAGTTAGAGTTGGAAAAAGGGCAATTGGTGGTAGTAACATAGTCAGTGAGCCAGATTGGTGGCTTGTGTGGTCTTCTTGGTTGGAGATGTGAAAAGTTATCTTCTGGCAATGTTAGTGCATACTCTACTAGTATTACATCTACCGCGACTTCTACTGGTAACTCAGCTGGAGGCATGCTTGTGGTAACCTCTGGTTCATGGTTAAAAGCATCCATATATGTCTCACTAAACACAAAATCACCTGTAACAGGCTgattagaagaagaaaaattaggatCAAGATGAGAACATACCAAATCAGGTGAGGCGACCTCAACATTATAATGTGGGGATGACACCATTATAAACATGTCAGTGGTCAGTTGGTCCTTGCCATccttaaaaggaaaagaaaattccCTAAAGTCCACATCCCTGCTAATAAAGAATAGGTTATCATCTAGATCAAGGAGTTGATAGCCTTTTTAAGTCTCTAAGTATCCAAGAAACACTGCTCTTCTGGATCTACTACCAAATTTATCCTATTTGGGCAGCCTGCTGGCATAGAAAAGACACCCAAACACCCTTAAATGATCTAGTGAAGGAGCCTTCCCAAACAATATCTCATATGGAGATTTCCCATCTAAGATAGGTGTAGGCAGTTTATTGATCAAATATATAGTAGTTTTCACATATTTACCCAAAAACCTGATAGGCATTGCACTTTGAAATCTCAAAACTCTTGCTACCTCGAGTATGTGTCTATGTTTTCTCTCTACTActctattttgttgtggagtgTATGCACAAATGCTTTGATGGATAATTCCATGTTTCACAAACAACTCACTATACTTTGAGTTAAAAAATCACTGTGCCATTGTCTGTTCTGATAGTTTTCACAGTAGTTTTAAATTGATTGaaaaccaacacaaaaaaatCAGTCAAAATGACTATTACTTCATATTTAGATTGGAGTGGGCAAGTCCAAGTGTACCTACTATAGTCATCAACAATAGTAACAAAGTAATACTTTTTATCATATGTAGGCTTCTTGTAAGAACCCAAACATCTATATACACTAAGTTAAAAATATTACTTGTTTTGCTATTACAGGTGGGAAACGTCAATCTATGTTGCTTAGCCATAGGACATACATCACAATTTTGTTGCATTTCATCGCCAAGAGTGTGTGTGGAAGTTGGAATATGTTGCATTTCTCCAAAAGAAGGGTGTCCCAGCCTGTGATGCCACAGTTTATTATTGTCTGCTACTCTGCTTGCTGAAGCTACTGACCCCATCAGCTCTTCCTT encodes the following:
- the LOC107856009 gene encoding bidirectional sugar transporter SWEET12 — its product is MAGISGHWAFAFGVLGNIVSFIVFLSPIPTFYRIYKKKSTEGYQSIPYVIALFSCMLWMYYAFLKTNVTLLITINSFGLFIETIYVGVYLFYAPKKAKVYTVKMLLLTVVGGFGAIILVTQFLFKGVVRGQIVGWICLVFSLCVFVAPLGIVRKVIKTKSVEYMPLLLSVFLTLSAVMWFFYGLLLKDINIAAPNVLGFIFGILQIVLYAIYSKKERAVLKEQKLPEIQKPAVIVEDENTNANKKLPELTQEQIIDIVKLGLLVCADKVHVATCPNDTNCGVKATNNVENIPKLQTVEAN